A DNA window from Gillisia sp. Hel1_33_143 contains the following coding sequences:
- a CDS encoding murein L,D-transpeptidase: MLLYHHIMNFERSFKKGVFIVFLLFIISCNNQANNNVNGDSYNPQSPVEEIAEGTPEAILRVLQEKDSTSLFERDSIKTFYKARANKPVWSDTQFRNAFLDTLKNAKYQGFLFEDFHGNEIENLTKNLQDRSSEEISALDIYLTDAFFKYGKQLWYGKTNPKKLHEIWDLTRKKISISKLLNESIDKNDLSFAIKKLGPINPIYNKLILAAKEQSILMEKDSSKFMKIEIGKTIKPENSDPRMPIIKARLQQLGYLKDADTSSVNSKTSEKAIKAFQQDHGLMIDGIIGNATLYNLNKSAKDWYNILQVNLERWRWYPRELGSDYILVNVADFKLEFIKNGKFKDEHKIVVGLPSRETPVFSDEIENIVLNPSWYIPPTIKIKDVIPGARKDPNYINKKHLNVISQSGERLDPLNVNWNSKEVYSYRFKQDPGSANPLGQVKINFPNKHLIYLHDTNSKSLFSNNARSNSSGCVRVEGVIDLAKELLSDQKQYNSDKVDELLASGKTRYIKLTTPVKIYIFYWTAWRENGKTHFTHDIYNDDEKILKALNTIH; encoded by the coding sequence ATGCTACTCTATCATCACATTATGAATTTTGAAAGGTCTTTTAAAAAAGGTGTATTTATAGTATTCTTATTATTTATAATTTCATGTAATAACCAGGCCAATAATAATGTTAATGGCGATAGCTACAACCCACAATCTCCAGTAGAAGAGATAGCTGAAGGAACACCTGAAGCTATTTTAAGAGTATTGCAAGAAAAAGATAGCACTAGCCTATTTGAGAGAGATTCTATAAAAACCTTTTATAAGGCTCGAGCAAATAAGCCGGTATGGAGCGATACTCAATTTAGAAATGCGTTTTTAGACACCTTAAAAAATGCTAAATATCAAGGCTTTTTGTTTGAGGATTTTCATGGAAATGAAATTGAAAATCTCACCAAAAATTTACAAGATAGATCTTCAGAAGAAATAAGTGCTCTAGATATTTATTTAACAGACGCTTTCTTCAAATATGGCAAACAGCTCTGGTATGGAAAGACCAATCCTAAGAAATTACACGAAATATGGGATCTTACTCGCAAAAAAATCTCGATCTCCAAACTCCTAAATGAATCAATTGATAAGAATGATCTATCCTTTGCTATAAAGAAATTAGGTCCTATCAATCCAATTTACAACAAACTGATTTTAGCTGCTAAAGAACAATCTATTTTAATGGAGAAGGATTCTTCAAAATTCATGAAGATTGAAATAGGAAAAACCATAAAACCAGAAAATTCAGATCCAAGAATGCCAATAATAAAAGCAAGACTACAACAACTTGGCTATTTAAAAGATGCGGACACGTCTAGCGTAAATTCTAAAACATCAGAAAAGGCTATTAAAGCTTTTCAACAAGATCATGGCCTTATGATAGATGGAATTATAGGGAACGCAACGCTATACAATTTAAACAAATCAGCTAAAGATTGGTATAATATTCTTCAAGTAAATCTAGAACGATGGAGATGGTACCCAAGAGAACTAGGATCAGATTATATATTAGTGAATGTAGCAGACTTTAAGCTAGAGTTCATAAAAAACGGTAAATTTAAAGACGAGCATAAAATTGTAGTTGGATTACCATCTAGGGAAACCCCCGTATTTTCTGATGAGATAGAAAACATAGTTTTAAATCCATCCTGGTATATTCCCCCTACCATTAAAATTAAAGATGTAATTCCAGGCGCAAGAAAAGACCCTAACTATATAAATAAGAAACATTTAAATGTTATTTCTCAAAGCGGCGAACGCTTAGACCCTCTTAATGTAAACTGGAATTCTAAGGAGGTTTATAGCTATAGGTTTAAACAAGATCCTGGAAGCGCAAATCCATTAGGACAGGTAAAGATCAATTTCCCAAACAAACATTTGATCTATTTACATGACACCAATTCAAAATCGTTATTCAGTAATAACGCTAGATCCAACAGTTCTGGCTGCGTAAGAGTAGAAGGAGTTATAGATCTGGCTAAAGAATTATTAAGCGATCAGAAACAATACAATTCAGATAAAGTAGATGAATTGTTAGCTTCTGGCAAGACAAGATATATCAAACTAACTACTCCCGTAAAGATCTATATTTTCTATTGGACCGCATGGAGAGAAAATGGTAAAACCCATTTTACCCATGATATATATAATGATGATGAAAAGATACTTAAAGCTCTGAATACCATTCACTAA
- a CDS encoding murein L,D-transpeptidase catalytic domain family protein — MTYKILTVFAALATSFAFTTLDGHNNTNVTIPTTTLETSPTAKSATLTFDEKVNVMYNEFVENNTSVPNLESFKYGVMGYSKLEDKALVKKEILTIIDFTLSSTQKRMWVLDMKNHTVLFNTLVAHGKNTGGEFASKFSNKVNSLQSSLGFYVTGETYYGKNGLSMFIDGQEEKFNSNARDRYVVVHGADYATKDFIDRAGRLGRSYGCPAVPAALTKDIIETIKDRSVMFIYSADNNYNSNSAMIKA, encoded by the coding sequence ATGACCTACAAAATCTTGACTGTATTTGCCGCTTTAGCTACTTCTTTCGCATTTACAACCTTAGATGGCCATAATAACACAAACGTTACTATTCCTACAACAACTTTAGAAACATCTCCAACTGCAAAATCTGCTACTTTAACTTTTGATGAAAAAGTAAATGTGATGTATAATGAGTTTGTAGAAAATAACACTAGCGTCCCTAATTTGGAAAGCTTTAAATATGGAGTGATGGGATATTCTAAATTAGAAGATAAAGCATTAGTAAAAAAGGAGATCCTAACTATTATAGATTTTACACTTTCCTCTACTCAAAAAAGAATGTGGGTGTTGGATATGAAAAATCATACCGTTCTTTTCAATACCCTTGTTGCTCATGGTAAGAATACAGGGGGAGAATTTGCTAGTAAATTTTCAAACAAAGTAAACTCATTACAGTCATCACTTGGGTTCTATGTAACCGGAGAGACCTATTATGGTAAAAATGGACTATCAATGTTCATAGATGGACAGGAGGAAAAATTTAACTCTAATGCGAGAGATAGATATGTAGTTGTTCATGGAGCAGATTATGCTACTAAAGATTTTATTGATCGTGCAGGTAGATTAGGAAGAAGTTATGGTTGTCCTGCAGTTCCTGCAGCTCTTACCAAAGATATTATTGAAACCATTAAAGATAGATCTGTAATGTTCATATATTCTGCGGATAACAATTATAACAGCAATTCTGCAATGATCAAAGCTTAG
- the gpmI gene encoding 2,3-bisphosphoglycerate-independent phosphoglycerate mutase, whose product MNKKVILMILDGWGVTQDPKISAVAQAKTPFFNSLLEKYPNGELLTHGMNVGLPEGQMGNSEVGHMNLGAGRIVYQDLAKINLAVKNNSLIEEPVLEQAFNYAKTNNKPIHFMGLVSDGGVHSHINHLKGLLSAAEKFGVKEKYVHAFTDGRDVDPRSGKGFIADLDDHLNKTNSKLASIIGRYFAMDRDNRWERVEKAYDLIVKGEGEKTQDALQAIQNSYDKDVTDEFIEPIVLTDSNGNPVATLKDDEVVIFFNFRTDRGRQLTEALTQEDYSEYEMKTMPLYFVTLTKYDDTFNNINVVFSKDNIKTTLGEVLEYTGKSQIRIAETEKYPHVTFFFNGGREKPFKGEKRIMVNSPKVATYDLQPEMSAYEIRDKIIPEINSGDPDFICLNFANPDMVGHTGVMEAAIKACEVVDECAKDVVEAAIENDYTVIVIADHGNSEVMINPDGSPNTSHTTNPVPFIMVDKDIKSIKDGKLGDIAPTILELMGITKPELMTQKSLI is encoded by the coding sequence ATGAACAAAAAAGTAATCCTTATGATATTGGATGGCTGGGGTGTTACCCAAGACCCAAAAATATCTGCAGTTGCTCAAGCAAAAACTCCTTTCTTCAATTCTTTATTAGAAAAATATCCTAATGGTGAATTATTAACTCACGGTATGAATGTAGGTCTTCCTGAAGGCCAAATGGGAAATAGTGAAGTTGGACATATGAATTTAGGAGCGGGTAGAATTGTATATCAAGATCTCGCAAAAATAAATCTAGCTGTAAAGAATAATAGTTTAATAGAAGAGCCTGTTCTAGAACAAGCTTTTAATTATGCTAAAACCAACAACAAACCTATTCATTTTATGGGATTGGTGAGCGATGGAGGAGTTCATTCTCACATCAATCATTTGAAAGGATTACTATCTGCGGCAGAGAAATTTGGAGTTAAAGAAAAATACGTTCATGCTTTTACAGATGGTAGAGATGTAGACCCAAGATCTGGAAAAGGATTTATTGCAGATTTAGATGATCATCTAAATAAGACCAACAGCAAACTAGCCTCTATAATAGGAAGATATTTTGCTATGGATAGAGACAATAGATGGGAACGTGTTGAGAAAGCCTATGATCTTATTGTAAAAGGAGAAGGAGAAAAAACTCAAGATGCTCTACAGGCTATTCAAAATAGTTATGATAAGGACGTAACAGACGAGTTTATCGAACCAATAGTTCTTACAGATTCTAATGGGAATCCTGTTGCGACTTTGAAAGATGATGAGGTTGTAATTTTCTTTAACTTTAGAACAGATCGAGGAAGACAACTTACAGAAGCTTTAACTCAAGAAGATTATTCTGAATATGAGATGAAGACAATGCCATTATACTTTGTAACATTAACCAAGTATGATGATACCTTCAATAATATAAATGTGGTTTTTAGCAAAGACAATATAAAAACTACATTAGGAGAAGTGCTTGAATATACAGGAAAATCACAAATTAGAATTGCTGAAACAGAGAAATATCCTCACGTAACGTTTTTCTTTAATGGTGGTCGTGAAAAACCTTTCAAAGGGGAAAAAAGAATTATGGTAAATTCTCCAAAAGTAGCAACATACGACCTTCAGCCCGAAATGAGCGCTTATGAAATTCGAGATAAGATCATTCCGGAAATAAATTCTGGAGATCCGGATTTTATTTGTCTTAATTTTGCCAATCCAGATATGGTAGGTCACACCGGTGTCATGGAAGCAGCGATAAAGGCTTGTGAAGTGGTAGATGAATGCGCTAAAGATGTTGTAGAAGCAGCAATAGAAAATGATTACACAGTTATTGTAATTGCAGATCATGGTAATAGTGAAGTTATGATTAACCCTGATGGAAGTCCAAATACTTCGCACACTACCAATCCGGTACCTTTTATAATGGTAGATAAAGATATAAAATCTATTAAAGATGGTAAGCTAGGAGATATAGCACCGACTATCTTAGAATTGATGGGGATCACTAAACCCGAACTAATGACTCAAAAATCCTTAATTTAA
- a CDS encoding thioredoxin family protein produces MSFLIMILSLATACGNTNETTKPQNEQTEVTADASNTAVVQQGMLLGEFTKEDLQKEPFATWFNNGYNNYSPNAEALKTIKENISDYEIVAYMGTWCPDSKRETPKLFKILDESGYDLSKLTIYGVDRSKTTEGKTEEKWNVKRVPTFIFIKDGKEVNRFVEYPKESIEADIAKIVSGKEYNDSYAQ; encoded by the coding sequence ATGAGCTTTCTAATTATGATCTTATCCCTTGCAACAGCTTGTGGTAATACCAATGAAACAACTAAACCTCAAAATGAGCAGACTGAAGTTACAGCAGATGCATCTAATACTGCAGTAGTTCAACAAGGTATGTTATTGGGAGAATTCACTAAAGAAGATCTTCAAAAAGAACCTTTTGCTACTTGGTTTAATAATGGTTATAACAACTATTCTCCAAATGCAGAAGCACTTAAAACCATTAAAGAAAACATTTCAGATTATGAGATCGTAGCATATATGGGAACTTGGTGCCCAGATAGTAAAAGAGAAACTCCCAAATTATTCAAAATTTTAGATGAGTCTGGATATGACCTTTCTAAACTGACTATTTACGGAGTAGATCGTAGCAAGACAACAGAAGGAAAAACTGAAGAAAAGTGGAATGTAAAGAGAGTTCCTACTTTTATTTTTATAAAAGACGGTAAAGAAGTTAATAGATTTGTTGAATATCCTAAAGAATCTATTGAAGCTGATATCGCCAAAATAGTTAGCGGTAAAGAGTATAACGATTCTTACGCTCAATAA
- a CDS encoding BT0820 family HAD-type phosphatase, with translation MIDGLTIAVDFDGTIVENKYPQIGKPIIFALETLKKLQEEGHLLILWTYRSGKELDEAVIFCKKNGLQFYAVNKSYPEEVFEETQSRKIQADIFIDDRNIGGLVGWGEIYQTLGKENIYATKKIKNKKKKARNGILNFLKPKL, from the coding sequence ATGATAGATGGACTAACCATTGCCGTAGATTTTGACGGCACTATAGTAGAGAATAAATATCCTCAAATAGGCAAACCAATTATATTTGCTTTAGAAACTCTAAAAAAGCTTCAAGAAGAAGGTCATTTATTAATTCTATGGACGTATAGATCTGGAAAAGAGCTAGATGAAGCCGTAATATTCTGTAAAAAAAATGGATTACAATTTTACGCAGTAAATAAAAGTTATCCTGAAGAAGTTTTCGAGGAGACTCAAAGCAGAAAAATTCAGGCAGATATTTTTATCGATGATAGAAATATTGGAGGTTTAGTAGGTTGGGGTGAGATCTATCAAACCTTAGGAAAAGAAAACATTTACGCTACCAAGAAAATTAAAAATAAAAAGAAGAAAGCCAGAAACGGGATTCTTAACTTTTTAAAACCTAAATTATGA
- the map gene encoding type I methionyl aminopeptidase, whose product MIIIKSREEIELMRESALVVSRTLGMLAAEIKPGVTTLQLDKMAEEYIREQNAIPGFLGMYDFPNTLCMSPNAQVVHGIPNNTPLQEGDIISIDCGAVKNDYYGDHAYTFAVGEIAEDTKDLLKVTKESLYAGISELKVGNRVGDVGYAIQKYCEDRGYGVVRELVGHGLGKKMHEDPEMPNYGQRGRGKKLVEGMVVAIEPMINLGTKRINQLKDGWTILTADNKPSAHFEHDVAIVDGKPELLSTFKYIYEALGIVSAEEEPFRSKVYD is encoded by the coding sequence ATGATTATTATAAAATCAAGAGAAGAAATAGAATTAATGCGTGAAAGTGCATTAGTAGTTTCTAGAACTTTAGGGATGTTAGCTGCAGAAATAAAACCTGGAGTTACCACTCTTCAACTTGATAAAATGGCAGAAGAGTATATTAGAGAACAAAATGCAATTCCTGGTTTTTTAGGAATGTATGATTTTCCTAATACACTGTGCATGAGTCCAAATGCTCAGGTGGTTCACGGTATTCCGAATAACACGCCTTTACAAGAAGGAGATATAATTTCTATAGACTGCGGAGCTGTAAAGAATGATTATTACGGAGATCATGCATACACTTTTGCTGTAGGAGAAATTGCAGAAGACACCAAAGATTTATTAAAAGTCACCAAAGAATCTCTATACGCTGGTATAAGCGAACTTAAGGTTGGGAATAGAGTTGGCGATGTTGGCTACGCTATTCAGAAATACTGTGAAGATCGTGGGTACGGAGTAGTTAGAGAATTAGTTGGGCATGGTCTTGGTAAAAAAATGCACGAAGATCCAGAGATGCCTAATTATGGACAAAGAGGCCGCGGAAAGAAGTTGGTAGAAGGAATGGTAGTTGCCATAGAGCCAATGATAAATTTGGGTACAAAAAGAATTAACCAGCTAAAAGATGGTTGGACTATATTAACAGCAGATAATAAACCTAGTGCACATTTTGAACATGATGTAGCAATTGTAGATGGTAAGCCAGAATTACTTTCAACATTTAAATACATCTACGAAGCTTTAGGTATTGTTAGTGCAGAAGAAGAACCTTTTAGGTCCAAAGTTTATGATTAA
- a CDS encoding HNH endonuclease, protein MIKNFRQEQWKTLHKDIWQDRFVYKISNYGRVISFVKNPEGELLNGGRTAGYLSFVVNLKDGKKKNYYFHRIVAELFIERKENQEFVIHKNYKKHDNEVSNLDWATKDEWVQHQYGNPNVKETKVKRKLRKITSYSKLSYAQAVILKKKLLDPNRKTRIRVLAKQFGVSEMQLYRIKSGENWGDIEV, encoded by the coding sequence ATGATTAAGAATTTCAGACAAGAGCAATGGAAAACCTTGCATAAAGATATCTGGCAGGATAGATTTGTGTACAAAATTTCCAATTACGGACGTGTTATTAGTTTTGTGAAAAATCCAGAGGGAGAGCTTCTAAATGGCGGGAGAACTGCCGGTTATCTATCTTTTGTTGTGAATCTAAAAGATGGTAAAAAGAAGAACTATTATTTTCACAGAATTGTTGCAGAACTGTTTATAGAGAGAAAAGAGAATCAGGAATTTGTAATCCATAAGAACTACAAAAAACATGATAACGAAGTTTCTAATCTGGATTGGGCTACAAAAGATGAATGGGTTCAACATCAATATGGAAACCCCAATGTTAAGGAAACTAAAGTTAAGCGAAAGCTAAGAAAGATCACATCGTACTCTAAACTTTCTTATGCACAAGCCGTTATCTTAAAGAAAAAGTTATTAGATCCTAACAGAAAAACTAGAATTAGAGTTCTAGCGAAACAATTTGGAGTTTCTGAGATGCAATTATATAGAATAAAATCTGGAGAAAACTGGGGTGATATTGAAGTATGA
- a CDS encoding class I SAM-dependent methyltransferase: protein MIRSIFKFTLNTIPRPLLIRLSYLAKPILEIVLKGHRYQDPIDGKEFKKFLPYGYENQRENVLSPSTLSLERHRLLWLYLKEETSFFKSTIKVLHFAPEQAFYKRFRKLKNLDYTTTDLNSPLADVKADICNLPFKDNEYDFILCNHVLEHIPNDTKAMEELFRVLKPGGTAILQIPQELSRAETFQDDSITDPKERAKIFGQYDHVRIYGRDYFAKLRSVGFKVKEVDYTSKLTPAEVDKYRIAVGEIIPVCCK from the coding sequence ATGATACGCAGCATATTCAAATTTACCCTTAATACAATTCCAAGGCCTCTACTAATAAGACTTAGTTATTTAGCCAAACCTATTCTAGAGATCGTTTTAAAGGGTCATCGTTATCAAGACCCAATAGATGGAAAAGAATTTAAAAAATTTCTTCCCTACGGATATGAAAATCAGAGAGAGAATGTATTATCTCCTTCTACGCTATCTTTAGAACGCCATAGGCTTCTGTGGCTCTATTTAAAGGAAGAAACTAGCTTTTTCAAGAGTACTATAAAAGTGTTACATTTTGCTCCAGAACAAGCTTTTTACAAAAGATTTAGAAAGTTAAAAAATCTGGACTATACCACTACAGATCTCAATTCTCCTTTAGCTGATGTAAAAGCTGATATATGCAACTTACCTTTTAAAGATAATGAATACGATTTTATACTTTGCAATCATGTTTTAGAACATATTCCAAATGACACTAAAGCTATGGAGGAACTATTTAGAGTTTTGAAACCCGGTGGTACTGCAATACTTCAAATTCCGCAAGAATTAAGTAGAGCAGAAACATTTCAAGACGATAGCATTACAGATCCTAAAGAAAGAGCCAAGATTTTTGGCCAATATGATCACGTTAGAATATATGGAAGAGATTATTTCGCTAAATTGAGAAGCGTTGGTTTTAAGGTAAAGGAAGTAGACTATACCTCAAAATTAACACCAGCAGAGGTAGACAAATACCGTATTGCTGTTGGCGAAATTATACCTGTTTGCTGTAAATAA
- a CDS encoding FAD:protein FMN transferase yields the protein MTGYKKYKTWLGLLIVFISLNSCNNAKNGEHSLEGAALGTSYHIKYFGDLSEEQAEKGLDSIFKVINKSMSTYQSDSDISKINSGDTDIIVDDNFQEVFNTSDKIYKESNGYFDPTVGSLVNAYGFGPDHTLDSVQQIEIDSMLQYVGFNKVKLTSQNKIEKQHPEIYIDFNAIAKGYTIDAIGRYFTSKNIKDYLIELGGELVASGSNTVKNSNWVVAIDDPMQEEGVRTFEATLELQNKAMATSGNYRKFRKDPKTGQVFVHTIDPLTGRSEKSNLLSASVLAKNCTLADGYATAFMALGLERSKQMLNMLDNIDVYLIYTESDGSIKVFKTPGFDSALIKN from the coding sequence ATGACGGGATACAAGAAATATAAAACTTGGCTTGGGCTTTTAATAGTATTCATATCATTGAATAGTTGTAATAATGCCAAGAATGGAGAACATAGCTTGGAAGGAGCAGCATTAGGAACTTCCTATCATATTAAATACTTTGGTGATCTTTCTGAAGAACAAGCAGAAAAGGGATTGGATTCTATTTTTAAAGTGATTAATAAATCTATGAGTACCTATCAATCAGACTCAGATATCTCTAAGATCAATTCTGGAGATACAGATATAATTGTAGATGATAATTTTCAAGAAGTTTTTAATACTTCAGATAAGATATATAAGGAAAGCAATGGGTATTTTGATCCTACAGTAGGTAGTTTGGTAAATGCTTATGGATTTGGTCCAGATCATACATTAGACAGTGTCCAACAGATAGAGATAGATTCTATGTTACAATATGTAGGATTTAATAAAGTAAAACTTACCTCTCAAAATAAGATAGAAAAGCAGCATCCTGAAATTTATATAGATTTTAATGCTATTGCCAAGGGGTATACTATAGATGCAATTGGACGTTATTTCACTTCTAAGAACATAAAAGATTATCTTATAGAATTAGGAGGGGAACTTGTGGCAAGTGGCTCTAATACAGTTAAGAATTCTAACTGGGTTGTGGCAATAGATGATCCTATGCAAGAGGAAGGTGTAAGAACTTTTGAAGCTACCTTAGAACTACAAAATAAGGCCATGGCAACCTCAGGAAATTATAGGAAATTTAGAAAAGATCCAAAGACTGGGCAGGTTTTTGTTCATACTATAGATCCGCTTACGGGTAGATCTGAAAAGAGCAATCTCTTAAGTGCTTCTGTTTTGGCAAAAAACTGTACGTTGGCAGATGGGTATGCTACCGCTTTTATGGCATTGGGTTTAGAAAGATCTAAGCAGATGCTTAATATGTTGGATAATATAGATGTTTATTTAATTTATACTGAAAGTGATGGAAGTATTAAGGTTTTTAAAACACCGGGATTCGATAGCGCTCTCATAAAAAATTAG
- a CDS encoding Na(+)-translocating NADH-quinone reductase subunit F, which produces MKNELDKQELHNLAMNIVGEDLEKQGFEFLGIKSELKSNPQFVALKNKKLHFVIVRAITYPEDPKEYDHIFMKSMKEHALKFNASTFYAGVGLANSTNYEKPISREEDYIVNYDGIQEI; this is translated from the coding sequence ATGAAAAATGAACTCGATAAGCAGGAACTTCACAATTTAGCAATGAATATTGTAGGTGAGGATTTGGAAAAACAAGGCTTTGAATTTTTAGGTATCAAAAGTGAACTTAAATCTAATCCGCAATTTGTTGCTTTAAAGAATAAGAAGCTACATTTTGTAATAGTTAGAGCCATCACATATCCTGAAGATCCCAAGGAATATGACCATATATTTATGAAAAGTATGAAGGAGCATGCATTAAAATTTAATGCGTCAACTTTCTATGCAGGCGTTGGTTTAGCCAACTCCACGAATTACGAAAAACCTATTTCAAGAGAAGAAGATTATATAGTTAATTATGACGGGATACAAGAAATATAA
- the nqrF gene encoding NADH:ubiquinone reductase (Na(+)-transporting) subunit F gives MAVIIASVVVFLALILLLVSILLGAKAKLVPSGPVTISVNGEKNLEVGSGGTLLSTLGENKLFLPSACGGGGTCLQCKCIVQDGGGTILPTEEPHFTRKEIANGWRLGCQVKVKQDMKIQIPEEVFGIKKWEATVVRNYNVASFIKEFVVQLPEDMDYKAGGYIQIEIPKCEVKFSDIDITAHPDEHPGEPEKFKDEWDKFKLWPLQMKNNETVERAYSMASYPAEGREIMLNVRVATPPFDRAKNGWMDVNPGIASSYIFSRKKGDKVVISGPYGEFFINESESEMLYVGGGAGMAPMRSHLYHLFRTIKTGRKVTYWYGGRSKRELFYTEHFRALERDFPNFKFYLALSEPMEEDNWKVKKSIDDEGDGFVGFIHQVVIDNYLQYHEEPEDIEFYFCGPPLMNKAVEKMTDDFGVPPENVRFDDFGG, from the coding sequence ATGGCAGTTATTATAGCAAGTGTAGTTGTATTCTTAGCATTGATCTTATTGCTCGTTTCTATTCTGTTAGGAGCTAAAGCAAAACTGGTTCCTTCTGGTCCGGTTACTATAAGTGTTAATGGAGAGAAGAATTTGGAAGTTGGTTCTGGAGGAACTTTGCTTTCTACTTTAGGAGAAAATAAATTGTTCTTACCTTCAGCTTGTGGTGGTGGTGGAACATGTTTACAGTGTAAATGTATCGTTCAAGATGGAGGAGGAACAATTCTTCCAACAGAAGAGCCTCATTTTACTAGAAAAGAGATCGCTAATGGATGGCGTCTTGGATGTCAGGTAAAAGTTAAGCAAGACATGAAGATCCAAATTCCTGAAGAGGTTTTTGGAATTAAGAAATGGGAAGCTACGGTTGTTAGAAATTACAACGTTGCATCTTTTATTAAAGAATTTGTAGTTCAACTTCCTGAAGATATGGATTACAAAGCTGGTGGATATATCCAAATTGAGATTCCTAAATGTGAAGTAAAATTTTCAGATATAGATATTACTGCTCACCCAGATGAGCACCCGGGAGAACCAGAGAAATTTAAAGATGAGTGGGACAAGTTTAAACTATGGCCACTTCAAATGAAGAATAATGAAACTGTAGAGCGTGCATATTCAATGGCTTCTTATCCTGCAGAAGGAAGAGAGATCATGTTGAACGTACGTGTTGCTACTCCACCTTTTGACAGAGCTAAGAACGGATGGATGGACGTTAATCCAGGTATTGCTTCTTCCTATATCTTTTCGAGAAAGAAAGGTGATAAAGTTGTCATTTCAGGGCCTTACGGTGAATTCTTTATTAATGAGAGTGAATCAGAAATGCTTTATGTAGGTGGTGGAGCCGGTATGGCACCAATGAGATCTCATTTATATCACTTATTCCGTACTATTAAAACTGGAAGAAAAGTTACCTATTGGTATGGAGGTCGTTCTAAAAGAGAATTGTTCTACACAGAACACTTTAGAGCCTTAGAACGTGATTTCCCTAACTTTAAATTTTACTTAGCATTATCTGAACCTATGGAAGAAGATAATTGGAAAGTTAAGAAAAGTATAGACGATGAAGGAGATGGGTTTGTAGGTTTCATTCACCAAGTAGTAATAGATAATTACTTACAGTATCATGAAGAGCCAGAAGATATTGAATTCTATTTCTGTGGACCACCATTAATGAACAAGGCTGTTGAGAAAATGACAGATGATTTTGGTGTACCACCAGAAAATGTAAGATTTGATGATTTTGGAGGGTAA
- the nqrE gene encoding NADH:ubiquinone reductase (Na(+)-transporting) subunit E: MEYVNLFVRSIFIENMIFAYFLGMCSYLAVSKTVKTAVGLGAAVVFVLTITVPINFLLDQYLLRPGALAWLDPEYASVDLSFLSFIMFIAVIASMVQLVEMIVEKFAPALYGALGIFLPLIAVNCAILGGSLFMQQKDFSAVSEAITYGLGSGVGWFLAILAIAAIREKITYSNVPAPLKGLGITFIITGLMALGFMSFMGIKL; the protein is encoded by the coding sequence ATGGAATATGTAAATTTATTTGTCCGAAGTATTTTTATAGAAAATATGATTTTTGCCTACTTTTTAGGGATGTGTTCCTATTTAGCAGTGTCAAAAACAGTTAAAACAGCTGTTGGTTTGGGTGCAGCGGTAGTATTCGTACTTACCATTACGGTGCCTATCAACTTTTTGTTAGATCAGTACTTATTAAGACCAGGAGCTTTGGCTTGGTTAGATCCTGAATATGCAAGTGTAGATCTTAGTTTCTTAAGTTTTATCATGTTCATTGCAGTAATAGCATCTATGGTGCAACTGGTGGAGATGATCGTAGAGAAATTTGCTCCAGCTCTTTATGGTGCATTAGGTATCTTTCTTCCTCTTATTGCAGTAAACTGTGCAATTTTAGGTGGATCTTTATTTATGCAACAAAAAGATTTTAGTGCCGTTTCTGAAGCTATCACTTATGGGTTAGGTAGTGGAGTTGGATGGTTCTTAGCAATTTTAGCTATTGCAGCAATCCGTGAAAAAATAACATATTCTAATGTGCCAGCACCATTAAAAGGATTAGGGATCACTTTTATTATCACCGGTTTAATGGCATTAGGTTTCATGAGTTTTATGGGTATTAAATTATAA